One genomic window of Elaeis guineensis isolate ETL-2024a chromosome 2, EG11, whole genome shotgun sequence includes the following:
- the LOC105056568 gene encoding myosin-17 isoform X2: MAGPVNIIVGSHVWIEDPILAWLDGEVFQINGSEVHVRATNGKTVVANLSKVFPRDTEAPPGGVDDMTKLSYLHEPGVLQNLATRYELNEIYTYTGNILIAVNPFQRLPHLYDTHMMEQYKGAAFGELSPHVFAVADVAYRAMINEGKSNSILVSGESGAGKTETTKMLMRYLAYLGGRSGVEGRTVEQQVLESNPVLEAFGNAKTIRNNNSSRFGKFVEIQFDKSGRISGAAIRTYLLERSRVCQINDPERNYHCFYLLCAAPPEDIAKYKLGNPRSFHYLNQSNCFELDGVNDSHEYLATRRAMDIVGISEQEQEAIFRVVAAILHLGNIEFAKGPEIDSSVIKDEKSRFHLNMTAELLVCDAKGLEDALIKRVMVTPEEVITRSLDPASAIVSRDGLAKTLYSRLFDWLVDKINVSIGQDPNSKSLIGVLDIYGFESFKCNSFEQFCINFTNEKLQQHFNQHVFKMEQEEYTKEEINWSYIEFVDNQDVLDLIEKKPGGIIALLDEACMFPKSTHETFAQKLYQMFKNNKRFSKPKLSRTDFTISHYAGEVTYQANQFLDKNKDYVVAEHQDLLNASNCPFVAGLFPPLPEETSKSSKFSSIGSRFKLQLQSLMETLSSTEPHYIRCVKPNNLLKPAIFENFNIIHQLRCGGVLEAIRISCAGYPTRRTFYEFLHRFGVLAPEVLEGNNDDKVACQKILDKMGLKGYQIGKTKVFLRAGQMAELDARRAEVLGRAARIIQRQIRTYIARKEFLMLRKAAIHLQARWRGRLACKLYEHMRREAAALKIQKNLHRYFARKSYTALLSSAITLQTGFRAMAACNEFRFKKQTKAAILIQAQWRCHRDYSYYKSLQTATLTYQCAWRQRLARRELRKLRMAARETGALKEAKDKLEKRVEELTWRLQLEKRLRTDLEETKAQEIAKLQDMLHEMQLQLDEANSMLIREREAARKAIEEAPPVIKETPILVQDTEKIDSLTAEVEHLKALMLTERQATDAAKKAYFEAQEKNNELAKKFEDAEAKADQLQETVQRLEDKVSNLESENQVLRQQSLSISPTGRALAARAKTTILQRTPENGNLPNGETKLALDLSPALPNPKDLESEEKPQKSLNEKQQENQDLLIKCISQDLGFTGGRPIAACLIYKCLLHWRSFEVERTSVFDRIIQTISSAIEAQDNNDILAYWLSNSSALLLLLQRTLKASGAASLTPQRRRTSASLFGRMSQGIRASPQSAGFPFLNSRLIGGLNDLRQVEAKYPALLFKQQLTAFLEKIYGMIRDNLKKEISPLLGLCIQAPRTSRASLVKGSRSQANAMAQQALIAHWQSIVKSLTNYLKTLRANYVPPFLVRKVFTQTFSFINVQLFNSLLLRRECCSFSNGEYVKAGLAELERWCYDATEEYTGSAWDELKHIRQAVGFLVIHQKPKKTLKEITNDLCPVLSIQQLYRISTMYWDDKYGTHSVSSDVISSMRVMMTEDSNNAVSSSFLLDDDSSIPFTVDDISKSMTEIEVADVDPPPLIRENSGFAFLQQRKE, from the exons ATG GCAGGCCCAGTTAACATTATTGTAGGTTCCCATGTATGGATTGAAGATCCAATTTTAGCCTGGTTAGATGGGGAGGTTTTTCAGATCAATGGTAGTGAGGTCCATGTGCGTGCAACCAATGGAAAAACG GTGGTTGCAAATTTATCGAAGGTGTTTCCCAGGGATACAGAAGCTCCACCTGGTGGTGTGGATGACATGACAAAGTTATCATATTTGCACGAACCTGGTGTATTGCAGAATCTGGCCACCCGCTATGAACTCAATGAAATATAT ACATACACTGGCAATATACTGATTGCAGTAAACCCCTTTCAAAGGCTGCCTCATCTTTATGACACTCACATGATGGAACAGTATAAAGGAGCAGCATTTGGGGAGTTAAGCCCTCATGTTTTTGCTGTTGCAGATGTTGCTTACAG ggCAATGATAAATGAAGGAAAAAGCAATTCCATTTTGGTCAGCGGAGAAAGTGGTGCTGGTAAAACTGAGACAACAAAGATGCTCATGAGGTATCTGGCATACTTGGGTGGACGATCTGGAGTAGAAGGAAGGACTGTTGAGCAACAAGTATTGGAA TCCAATCCAGTTCTTGAAGCTTTTGGGAATGCCAAAACCATTAGAAACAACAACTCAAG TCGGTTTGGTAAGTTCGTTGAGATTCAATTTGATAAAAGTGGGAGGATATCTGGTGCTGCTATTAGAACCTACTTGCTTGAAAGGTCTCGTGTCTGCCAAATCAACGATCCCGAGAGAAATTACCACTGCTTTTACCTTCTTTGTGCTGCCCCACCTGAG GATATTGCAAAGTATAAGCTGGGAAATCCTAGATCATTCCATTATCTTAATCAGTCCAATTGCTTCGAATTGGATGGGGTCAATGATTCTCATGAATATCTAGCAACTAGAAGGGCCATGGATATAGTTGGAATCAGCGAGCAAGAACAG GAGGCAATATTCAGGGTTGTAGCTGCTATACTACATCTTGGGAATATAGAATTTGCAAAAGGGCCAGAGATAGATTCATCCGTAATTAAGGATGAGAAGTCAAGGTTCCATCTCAACATGACGGCTGAACTGCTGGT GTGTGATGCCAAAGGTTTGGAAGATGCACTAATTAAACGTGTGATGGTAACACCAGAAGAAGTTATTACAAGAAGTCTTGATCCTGCTTCTGCAATTGTCAGCAGGGATGGTCTAGCAAAAACGTTATACTCCCGCCTATTTGATTG GCTAGTAGATAAAATCAATGTATCTATTGGGCAGGACCCAAACTCAAAGTCACTGATTGGAGTTCTTGATATCTATGGTTTTGAAAGTTTCAAATGTAATAG TTTTGAACAATTCTGCATCAATTTTACAAATGAAAAGCTGCAGCAACATTTCAACCAG CATGtctttaaaatggagcaggaGGAGTATACCAAGGAGGAGATTAACTGGAGCTACATTGAGTTTGTTGATAACCAAGATGTGCTGGACCTAATTGAGAAG AAACCTGGTGGAATCATTGCACTTCTTGATGAAGCCTG CATGTTTCCCAAGTCAACACACGAAACGTTTGCTCAGAAGTTGTATCAAATGTTTAAAAACAACAAGCGGTTTAGCAAACCAAAGCTCTCTCGTACTGATTTTACCATTTCCCATTATGCAGGGGAG GTAACATATCAAGCCAATCAATTTCTAGATAAAAACAAAGACTATGTGGTGGCAGAACATCAGGATTTACTGAATGCATCTAACTGTCCCTTTGTAGCTGGTTTATTTCCACCACTTCCTGAGGAGACATCAAAATCTTCCAAATTTTCCTCCATCGGGTCACGCTTTAAA CTGCAACTTCAATCTCTCATGGAGACCTTAAGCTCTACAGAACCTCATTACATCAGATGTGTGAAGCCAAATAATCTCCTTAAACCTGCTATTTTTGAGAACTTCAACATTATCCATCAGCTACGCTGTGGA GGTGTTCTTGAAGCAATTAGGATCAGCTGTGCTggatatccaactagaagaaccTTTTATGAATTTCTTCATCGTTTTGGTGTTCTTGCCCCAGAAGTTTTGGAAGGAAA CAATGATGACAAAGTTGCGTGCCAAAAGATTTTGGATAAAATGGGACTCAAAGGTTACCAA ATAGGAAAGACCAAGGTGTTTCTGAGAGCTGGCCAGATGGCTGAACTGGATGCCAGAAGAGCTGAGGTACTAGGAAGAGCTGCCAGAATTATTCAGAGACAGATTCGTACATATATTGCTCGCAAGGAATTCCTTATGCTGCGTAAAGCTGCTATTCATTTGCAAGCTCGTTGGAGGG gaagattggCTTGTAAGTTGTATGAGCACATGAGACGGGAAGCTGCAGCACTGAAAATTCAGAAAAATTTGCATCGTTATTTTGCCAGGAAATCTTATACAGCACTTCTATCATCTGCAATTACACTGCAGACAGGCTTCAGGGCAATGGCTGCTTGTAATGAATTTAGATTCAAAAAGCAAACCAAAGCAGCAATTCTTATCCAG GCTCAATGGCGTTGTCACAGAGATTATTCATATTACAAAAGTCTGCAGACAGCAACACTTACTTATCAGTGTGCTTGGAGACAGAGACTTGCAAGGAGAGAGCTCAGAAAACTCAGAATG GCTGCAAGAGAAACAGGAGCCCTCAAAGAGGCAAAAGACAAACTTGAAAAGCGTGTGGAGGAATTGACATGGCGTTTGCAGTTGGAGAAACGATTAAGA ACTGATCTAGAGGAGACAAAAGCACAAGAAATTGCCAAGCTGCAGGATATGTTGCATGAGATGCAGCTGCAGCTAGACGAAGCAAACTCCATGCTCATCAGGGAACGAGAGGCTGCTCGAAAGGCTATTGAAGAAGCGCCACCAGTAATCAAGGAAACCCCTATCTTAGTTCAGGACACAGAAAAGATTGATTCATTGACTGCTGAAGTTGAACACCTGAAG GCTTTGATGCTAACAGAAAGGCAGGCAACTGATGCAGCCAAGAAAGCATATTTTGAAGctcaagaaaaaaataatgaactaGCTAAGAAATTTGAAGATGCTGAAGCAAAAGCCGATCAGCTTCAAGAAACTGTTCAAAG ACTCGAAGACAAAGTATCCAATCTGGAGTCAGAGAATCAAGTACTTCGTCAACAGTCTCTTTCCATTTCACCAACTGGCAGGGCATTGGCTGCACGTGCAAAAACAACTATCTTGCAG AGAACTCCGGAGAATGGGAATCTTCCAAATGGTGAAACTAAACTTGCATTG GATCTAAGTCCTGCCTTGCCTAATCCCAAGGATCTTGAAAGTGAGGAGAAACCACAGAAGTCACTGAATGAAAAGCAACAG GAAAACCAGGACTTGCTGATTAAATGCATCTCTCAAGACCTAGGGTTCACTGGGGGAAGACCTATTGCTGCTTGCCTCATATACAAATGTCTTCTTCATTGGagatcatttgaagttgaaaggACTAGCGTTTTTGACCGTATCATTCAAACAATAAGCTCAGCCATAGAG GCCCAGGATAACAATGATATATTAGCCTATTGGTTGTCCAACTCATCTGCATTATTGTTGCTCCTGCAACGAACATTGAAAGCAAGTGGAGCAGCCAGCTTGACTCCACAGAGGCGGAGAACATCAGCTTCTTTATTTGGGAGAATGTCTCAA GGTATCCGGGCCTCTCCTCAAAGTGCTGGGTTTCCTTTTCTTAATAGTCGTCTGATTGGTGGATTAAATGATTTGCGCCAAGTTGAAGCCAAATATCCTGCCCTGCTTTTTAAGCAACAGCTTACAGCTTTCCTTGAAAAGATTTATGGAATGATAAGGGacaatttgaagaaagagatatcCCCACTACTTGGTTTGTGTATCCAG GCTCCTCGAACATCTCGTGCAAGCTTAGTGAAAGGATCACGTTCTCAAGCAAATGCCATGGCCCAGCAAGCTTTGATCGCACACTGGCAAAGCATTGTGAAAAGCTTAACCAACTACTTGAAAACACTTAGAGCCAATTAT GTTCCCCCATTCTTAGTGCGCAAGGTTTTTACCCAAACATTTTCATTTATCAATGTTCAACTATTTAACAG ccttcttcttcggcgTGAGTGCTGTTCATTTAGCAATGGTGAATATGTCAAGGCAGGATTGGCTGAGCTAGAACGCTGGTGCTATGATGCAACTGAAGAG TATACTGGTTCAGCTTGGGATGAGTTGAAGCATATTAGGCAGGCTGTCGGATTCTTG GTCATTCATCAAAAGCCCAAGAAGACATTAAAGGAGATAACCAATGACCTCTGCCCA GTGCTTAGCATACAACAGTTGTACAGAATCAGTACAATGTATTGGGATGACAAATATGGTACACATAGTGTTTCATCAGAT GTTATTTCGAGTATGAGAGTCATGATGACAGAGGACTCAAATAATGCTGTCAGCAGCTCTTTCTTGTTGGATGATGATTCCAG CATACCATTTACAGTGGATGACATCTCCAAGTCAATGACAGAGATAGAAGTGGCAGATGTTGATCCACCACCTTTGATTCGTGAGAACTCAGGCTTTGCTTTTTTGCAACAAAGAAAGGAATAG
- the LOC105056568 gene encoding myosin-17 isoform X1, which translates to MLLQAGPVNIIVGSHVWIEDPILAWLDGEVFQINGSEVHVRATNGKTVVANLSKVFPRDTEAPPGGVDDMTKLSYLHEPGVLQNLATRYELNEIYTYTGNILIAVNPFQRLPHLYDTHMMEQYKGAAFGELSPHVFAVADVAYRAMINEGKSNSILVSGESGAGKTETTKMLMRYLAYLGGRSGVEGRTVEQQVLESNPVLEAFGNAKTIRNNNSSRFGKFVEIQFDKSGRISGAAIRTYLLERSRVCQINDPERNYHCFYLLCAAPPEDIAKYKLGNPRSFHYLNQSNCFELDGVNDSHEYLATRRAMDIVGISEQEQEAIFRVVAAILHLGNIEFAKGPEIDSSVIKDEKSRFHLNMTAELLVCDAKGLEDALIKRVMVTPEEVITRSLDPASAIVSRDGLAKTLYSRLFDWLVDKINVSIGQDPNSKSLIGVLDIYGFESFKCNSFEQFCINFTNEKLQQHFNQHVFKMEQEEYTKEEINWSYIEFVDNQDVLDLIEKKPGGIIALLDEACMFPKSTHETFAQKLYQMFKNNKRFSKPKLSRTDFTISHYAGEVTYQANQFLDKNKDYVVAEHQDLLNASNCPFVAGLFPPLPEETSKSSKFSSIGSRFKLQLQSLMETLSSTEPHYIRCVKPNNLLKPAIFENFNIIHQLRCGGVLEAIRISCAGYPTRRTFYEFLHRFGVLAPEVLEGNNDDKVACQKILDKMGLKGYQIGKTKVFLRAGQMAELDARRAEVLGRAARIIQRQIRTYIARKEFLMLRKAAIHLQARWRGRLACKLYEHMRREAAALKIQKNLHRYFARKSYTALLSSAITLQTGFRAMAACNEFRFKKQTKAAILIQAQWRCHRDYSYYKSLQTATLTYQCAWRQRLARRELRKLRMAARETGALKEAKDKLEKRVEELTWRLQLEKRLRTDLEETKAQEIAKLQDMLHEMQLQLDEANSMLIREREAARKAIEEAPPVIKETPILVQDTEKIDSLTAEVEHLKALMLTERQATDAAKKAYFEAQEKNNELAKKFEDAEAKADQLQETVQRLEDKVSNLESENQVLRQQSLSISPTGRALAARAKTTILQRTPENGNLPNGETKLALDLSPALPNPKDLESEEKPQKSLNEKQQENQDLLIKCISQDLGFTGGRPIAACLIYKCLLHWRSFEVERTSVFDRIIQTISSAIEAQDNNDILAYWLSNSSALLLLLQRTLKASGAASLTPQRRRTSASLFGRMSQGIRASPQSAGFPFLNSRLIGGLNDLRQVEAKYPALLFKQQLTAFLEKIYGMIRDNLKKEISPLLGLCIQAPRTSRASLVKGSRSQANAMAQQALIAHWQSIVKSLTNYLKTLRANYVPPFLVRKVFTQTFSFINVQLFNSLLLRRECCSFSNGEYVKAGLAELERWCYDATEEYTGSAWDELKHIRQAVGFLVIHQKPKKTLKEITNDLCPVLSIQQLYRISTMYWDDKYGTHSVSSDVISSMRVMMTEDSNNAVSSSFLLDDDSSIPFTVDDISKSMTEIEVADVDPPPLIRENSGFAFLQQRKE; encoded by the exons ATGCTTTTGCAGGCAGGCCCAGTTAACATTATTGTAGGTTCCCATGTATGGATTGAAGATCCAATTTTAGCCTGGTTAGATGGGGAGGTTTTTCAGATCAATGGTAGTGAGGTCCATGTGCGTGCAACCAATGGAAAAACG GTGGTTGCAAATTTATCGAAGGTGTTTCCCAGGGATACAGAAGCTCCACCTGGTGGTGTGGATGACATGACAAAGTTATCATATTTGCACGAACCTGGTGTATTGCAGAATCTGGCCACCCGCTATGAACTCAATGAAATATAT ACATACACTGGCAATATACTGATTGCAGTAAACCCCTTTCAAAGGCTGCCTCATCTTTATGACACTCACATGATGGAACAGTATAAAGGAGCAGCATTTGGGGAGTTAAGCCCTCATGTTTTTGCTGTTGCAGATGTTGCTTACAG ggCAATGATAAATGAAGGAAAAAGCAATTCCATTTTGGTCAGCGGAGAAAGTGGTGCTGGTAAAACTGAGACAACAAAGATGCTCATGAGGTATCTGGCATACTTGGGTGGACGATCTGGAGTAGAAGGAAGGACTGTTGAGCAACAAGTATTGGAA TCCAATCCAGTTCTTGAAGCTTTTGGGAATGCCAAAACCATTAGAAACAACAACTCAAG TCGGTTTGGTAAGTTCGTTGAGATTCAATTTGATAAAAGTGGGAGGATATCTGGTGCTGCTATTAGAACCTACTTGCTTGAAAGGTCTCGTGTCTGCCAAATCAACGATCCCGAGAGAAATTACCACTGCTTTTACCTTCTTTGTGCTGCCCCACCTGAG GATATTGCAAAGTATAAGCTGGGAAATCCTAGATCATTCCATTATCTTAATCAGTCCAATTGCTTCGAATTGGATGGGGTCAATGATTCTCATGAATATCTAGCAACTAGAAGGGCCATGGATATAGTTGGAATCAGCGAGCAAGAACAG GAGGCAATATTCAGGGTTGTAGCTGCTATACTACATCTTGGGAATATAGAATTTGCAAAAGGGCCAGAGATAGATTCATCCGTAATTAAGGATGAGAAGTCAAGGTTCCATCTCAACATGACGGCTGAACTGCTGGT GTGTGATGCCAAAGGTTTGGAAGATGCACTAATTAAACGTGTGATGGTAACACCAGAAGAAGTTATTACAAGAAGTCTTGATCCTGCTTCTGCAATTGTCAGCAGGGATGGTCTAGCAAAAACGTTATACTCCCGCCTATTTGATTG GCTAGTAGATAAAATCAATGTATCTATTGGGCAGGACCCAAACTCAAAGTCACTGATTGGAGTTCTTGATATCTATGGTTTTGAAAGTTTCAAATGTAATAG TTTTGAACAATTCTGCATCAATTTTACAAATGAAAAGCTGCAGCAACATTTCAACCAG CATGtctttaaaatggagcaggaGGAGTATACCAAGGAGGAGATTAACTGGAGCTACATTGAGTTTGTTGATAACCAAGATGTGCTGGACCTAATTGAGAAG AAACCTGGTGGAATCATTGCACTTCTTGATGAAGCCTG CATGTTTCCCAAGTCAACACACGAAACGTTTGCTCAGAAGTTGTATCAAATGTTTAAAAACAACAAGCGGTTTAGCAAACCAAAGCTCTCTCGTACTGATTTTACCATTTCCCATTATGCAGGGGAG GTAACATATCAAGCCAATCAATTTCTAGATAAAAACAAAGACTATGTGGTGGCAGAACATCAGGATTTACTGAATGCATCTAACTGTCCCTTTGTAGCTGGTTTATTTCCACCACTTCCTGAGGAGACATCAAAATCTTCCAAATTTTCCTCCATCGGGTCACGCTTTAAA CTGCAACTTCAATCTCTCATGGAGACCTTAAGCTCTACAGAACCTCATTACATCAGATGTGTGAAGCCAAATAATCTCCTTAAACCTGCTATTTTTGAGAACTTCAACATTATCCATCAGCTACGCTGTGGA GGTGTTCTTGAAGCAATTAGGATCAGCTGTGCTggatatccaactagaagaaccTTTTATGAATTTCTTCATCGTTTTGGTGTTCTTGCCCCAGAAGTTTTGGAAGGAAA CAATGATGACAAAGTTGCGTGCCAAAAGATTTTGGATAAAATGGGACTCAAAGGTTACCAA ATAGGAAAGACCAAGGTGTTTCTGAGAGCTGGCCAGATGGCTGAACTGGATGCCAGAAGAGCTGAGGTACTAGGAAGAGCTGCCAGAATTATTCAGAGACAGATTCGTACATATATTGCTCGCAAGGAATTCCTTATGCTGCGTAAAGCTGCTATTCATTTGCAAGCTCGTTGGAGGG gaagattggCTTGTAAGTTGTATGAGCACATGAGACGGGAAGCTGCAGCACTGAAAATTCAGAAAAATTTGCATCGTTATTTTGCCAGGAAATCTTATACAGCACTTCTATCATCTGCAATTACACTGCAGACAGGCTTCAGGGCAATGGCTGCTTGTAATGAATTTAGATTCAAAAAGCAAACCAAAGCAGCAATTCTTATCCAG GCTCAATGGCGTTGTCACAGAGATTATTCATATTACAAAAGTCTGCAGACAGCAACACTTACTTATCAGTGTGCTTGGAGACAGAGACTTGCAAGGAGAGAGCTCAGAAAACTCAGAATG GCTGCAAGAGAAACAGGAGCCCTCAAAGAGGCAAAAGACAAACTTGAAAAGCGTGTGGAGGAATTGACATGGCGTTTGCAGTTGGAGAAACGATTAAGA ACTGATCTAGAGGAGACAAAAGCACAAGAAATTGCCAAGCTGCAGGATATGTTGCATGAGATGCAGCTGCAGCTAGACGAAGCAAACTCCATGCTCATCAGGGAACGAGAGGCTGCTCGAAAGGCTATTGAAGAAGCGCCACCAGTAATCAAGGAAACCCCTATCTTAGTTCAGGACACAGAAAAGATTGATTCATTGACTGCTGAAGTTGAACACCTGAAG GCTTTGATGCTAACAGAAAGGCAGGCAACTGATGCAGCCAAGAAAGCATATTTTGAAGctcaagaaaaaaataatgaactaGCTAAGAAATTTGAAGATGCTGAAGCAAAAGCCGATCAGCTTCAAGAAACTGTTCAAAG ACTCGAAGACAAAGTATCCAATCTGGAGTCAGAGAATCAAGTACTTCGTCAACAGTCTCTTTCCATTTCACCAACTGGCAGGGCATTGGCTGCACGTGCAAAAACAACTATCTTGCAG AGAACTCCGGAGAATGGGAATCTTCCAAATGGTGAAACTAAACTTGCATTG GATCTAAGTCCTGCCTTGCCTAATCCCAAGGATCTTGAAAGTGAGGAGAAACCACAGAAGTCACTGAATGAAAAGCAACAG GAAAACCAGGACTTGCTGATTAAATGCATCTCTCAAGACCTAGGGTTCACTGGGGGAAGACCTATTGCTGCTTGCCTCATATACAAATGTCTTCTTCATTGGagatcatttgaagttgaaaggACTAGCGTTTTTGACCGTATCATTCAAACAATAAGCTCAGCCATAGAG GCCCAGGATAACAATGATATATTAGCCTATTGGTTGTCCAACTCATCTGCATTATTGTTGCTCCTGCAACGAACATTGAAAGCAAGTGGAGCAGCCAGCTTGACTCCACAGAGGCGGAGAACATCAGCTTCTTTATTTGGGAGAATGTCTCAA GGTATCCGGGCCTCTCCTCAAAGTGCTGGGTTTCCTTTTCTTAATAGTCGTCTGATTGGTGGATTAAATGATTTGCGCCAAGTTGAAGCCAAATATCCTGCCCTGCTTTTTAAGCAACAGCTTACAGCTTTCCTTGAAAAGATTTATGGAATGATAAGGGacaatttgaagaaagagatatcCCCACTACTTGGTTTGTGTATCCAG GCTCCTCGAACATCTCGTGCAAGCTTAGTGAAAGGATCACGTTCTCAAGCAAATGCCATGGCCCAGCAAGCTTTGATCGCACACTGGCAAAGCATTGTGAAAAGCTTAACCAACTACTTGAAAACACTTAGAGCCAATTAT GTTCCCCCATTCTTAGTGCGCAAGGTTTTTACCCAAACATTTTCATTTATCAATGTTCAACTATTTAACAG ccttcttcttcggcgTGAGTGCTGTTCATTTAGCAATGGTGAATATGTCAAGGCAGGATTGGCTGAGCTAGAACGCTGGTGCTATGATGCAACTGAAGAG TATACTGGTTCAGCTTGGGATGAGTTGAAGCATATTAGGCAGGCTGTCGGATTCTTG GTCATTCATCAAAAGCCCAAGAAGACATTAAAGGAGATAACCAATGACCTCTGCCCA GTGCTTAGCATACAACAGTTGTACAGAATCAGTACAATGTATTGGGATGACAAATATGGTACACATAGTGTTTCATCAGAT GTTATTTCGAGTATGAGAGTCATGATGACAGAGGACTCAAATAATGCTGTCAGCAGCTCTTTCTTGTTGGATGATGATTCCAG CATACCATTTACAGTGGATGACATCTCCAAGTCAATGACAGAGATAGAAGTGGCAGATGTTGATCCACCACCTTTGATTCGTGAGAACTCAGGCTTTGCTTTTTTGCAACAAAGAAAGGAATAG